ATTAGATAAGAGAAAGTCTTTAGAAAATACTATAAAAAGTTTAGTAAGAACTAGAATAAAATTAGATGATGAAAAGTTGAAAGAGAATTTAGTGTTAGTTAATCTTTTTAGAAATGTAGCTTCTTTAGATGAAAAGACTTTGATGTTACTAAAGGAATTGGAAAAAGTTATAATAGAAAGGATGGAGAGTATAATATTAGCCTATCCAAAAGAGATAAAAATAGAGAGAAAGGATATAAAGTTTTACTCTAAAATGTTAAATAATATTATCTCTAATTATAAAACTTTTACTCTTTTTTTCTCAGAAAAAAGTAATCAATTTATTACTGATATAGAAGAGGTAAAGAAAAAATATCAAACAGAAGATTTTGAAAGAAATATAGAAATAATTTCAAAAAGTATTTTAAAAATTTTAACATATTAGGAGGTAAGTTATGAAAAAAACTTTAGGATTACTTTTACTTTTAAGTAGTTCAGTTTTTGCAAGAGAGCTAACTCTTGACCAAGCCATTCAAATGGCATTAGATAACAGTAAAGAGATGCAAATATCTCAAAGAGATGTAGAAACAGCTAAATTAAATGTGGGGATAGCATTTAAAAATGCACTACCAAGTGTTGTGTATACTGGTTCATATACTAGAAGTGAGTATGATAGAAAAATAACTGCAGAAGAGAGACCAAATCACAGATTAGAAAAAAATGGTTCTAGAGAAGTGGAAGCTAAAGGTGGATATACTCAAAAGATAACTATTTCTCA
Above is a window of Fusobacterium mortiferum ATCC 9817 DNA encoding:
- a CDS encoding TetR/AcrR family transcriptional regulator translates to MGKKELIVSSAKKVILEKGYKNISVEDITNEAGIAKGSFYTYFKSKNLVIDYILEEVIAKRKNEFKLDKRKSLENTIKSLVRTRIKLDDEKLKENLVLVNLFRNVASLDEKTLMLLKELEKVIIERMESIILAYPKEIKIERKDIKFYSKMLNNIISNYKTFTLFFSEKSNQFITDIEEVKKKYQTEDFERNIEIISKSILKILTY